Proteins encoded by one window of Elaeis guineensis isolate ETL-2024a chromosome 12, EG11, whole genome shotgun sequence:
- the LOC105055325 gene encoding LOW QUALITY PROTEIN: cytochrome P450 71A1-like (The sequence of the model RefSeq protein was modified relative to this genomic sequence to represent the inferred CDS: deleted 1 base in 1 codon): MGAMSYYHAITSALGLPQLFSTHQFLLAALFVVSLLLLRSNVGSYKKTCVPPSPSKLPIIGNLHQVGSFPHRALGAMAEKHGPIMSLRLGQVPALVDSSADCMAREIMKTQDHIFASRPRLKVPQTLFYEGRDVAFATHGEYWRKARKISVLHLLSPKMVQSYRLIREEEVAFMIEAISRSCCSGVMNMSQILSSFAKHTISRIVLGKCSREEWWDNIIHVMIDECCKMLGAFHVGDYFPSHSWLSKLTGPDARVRKIFNKVDEILDAIVDGHISRPKRDASETEDFVDILLSLEKEISQDVSFGKENIKAIVEDMFGAGTEATFLVTKWVLAELLRNPEVLKRLKDEIRGIVGSKPMVKEEDLKQMNYLKAVIKESMRLLPPGPFLVPRESISDTTIQGYHIPRKTRIFVNVWAIQRDPKTWEAPEEFRPEMFLGSSVDFKGHDFQLIPFGAGRRRCPGIGFAIPIIELAIANLMYHFHWKLPDGMKDEDLDMTEALGISMRRKSSLQLVATPCLFWTVSKSKLETM, encoded by the exons ATGGGCGCGATGAGCTATTATCATGCAATTACGTCTGCACTTGGCCTCCCGCAGCTATTTTCCACTCACCAGTTCCTTCTTGCAGCTCTGTTCGTAGTCTCTCTTCTATTACTGCGGAGCAACGTGGGATCCTACAAGAAAACCTGCGTTCCACCTTCCCCATCCAAGCTTCCTATTATAGGCAACCTCCATCAAGTAGGCTCCTTTCCTCACCGTGCTCTTGGAGCCATGGCTGAGAAACATGGACCCATCATGTCTCTCCGGTTGGGTCAAGTCCCAGCTCTCGTGGATTCGTCTGCCGAC TGCATGGCACGAGAGATCATGAAGACACAAGACCATATCTTTGCGAGCAGGCCTCGTTTGAAGGTGCCCCAAACACTTTTCTATGAAGGCCGAGACGTCGCCTTTGCAACCCATGGCGAGTACTGGAGGAAAGCAAGGAAGATTAGTGTTCTCCATCTTTTGAGTCCGAAAATGGTCCAGTCCTATAGGCTAATTAGAGAGGAGGAGGTAGCTTTCATGATCGAGGCGATCTCTCGGTCTTGCTGTTCGGGTGTGATGAACATGAGTCAGATTTTGAGTTCTTTTGCAAAGCATACCATCAGTAGAATCGTCTTGGGTAAATGCTCAAGAGAAGAGTGGTGGGACAACATTATTCATGTCATGATCGACGAGTGCTGCAAAATGTTAGGAGCATTTCATGTAGGAGATTACTTCCCATCACATTCATGGCTGAGCAAACTCACAGGACCGGATGCGAGGGTCAGGAAAATCTTCAATAAAGTAGATGAAATTCTTGATGCCATAGTTGATGGCCATATAAGCAGACCCAAACGTGACGCGAGTGAGACTGAGGATTTTGTTGATATCTTGCTCTCTCTTGAAAAGGAAATCAGCCAGGATGTTTCCTTCGGCAAAGAGAACATCAAAGCAATTGTGGAG GACATGTTTGGTGCTGGAACGGAGGCAACATTTCTGGTAACGAAATGGGTTTTGGCAGAGCTTCTTCGAAATCCGGAAGTGTTAAAGagattaaaagatgaaataagaGGTATAGTTGGGTCCAAACCAATGGTAAAAGAGGAGGACCTTAAACAGATGAACTACTTAAAAGCTGTGATAAAGGAAAGTATGAGGCTCCTCCCACCGGGGCCATTTTTGGTTCCACGAGAGTCGATAAGTGATACCACAATCCAAGGCTACCATATACCCAGGAAAACAAGAATTTTTGTCAATGTTTGGGCCATTCAAAGGGACCCTAAGACATGGGAAGCTCCTGAGGAATTTCGGCCTGAGATGTTCCTGGGCAGCTCTGTAGATTTTAAAGGCCATGATTTCCAGCTTATTCCATTTGGTGCAGGCAGGAGAAGATGTCCTGGAATTGGATTTGCAATTCCTATCATTGAACTGGCTATTGCTAATCTCATGTATCATTTTCATTGGAAGCTGCCTGATGGCATGAAGGACGAAGATCTAGACATGACCGAAGCTTTGGGAATTTCTATGCGTAGGAAAAGTAGCCTACAGCTTGTTGCAACACCTTGCCTTTTTTGGACCGTGAGCAAAAGCAAACTTGAAACAATGTAA